One genomic segment of Calonectris borealis chromosome 18, bCalBor7.hap1.2, whole genome shotgun sequence includes these proteins:
- the ZNRF3 gene encoding E3 ubiquitin-protein ligase ZNRF3 isoform X3: MSMHPLGLCNSNDEEDLYEYGWVGVVKLEQPELEPKPCLTVLGKAKRAVQRGATAVIFDVSENPDAIDQLNQGSEDPLKRPVVYVKGADAVKLMNIVNKQKVARARIQHRPPRQPTEYFDMGIFLAFFVVVSLVCLILLVKIKLKQRRSQNSMNRLAVQALEKMETRKFKSKSKGHREGSCGALDTLSSSSTSDCAICLEKYIDGEELRVIPCTHRFHKKCVDPWLLQHHTCPHCRHNIIEQKKGNTGPVCLESINPTRSRQQRVILPVHYPGRVHRASQITAYPTRTSMDPHGNPITVLTVERHGEQSLYQAQSPAYIRSYQPIHLDHALNTHHCSLEHRAYSPAHNFRRPKFGGRNFSKAACFSQYETMYQHYYFQGLSYPEQDGQPPAGISSKGPSRAFQPGSSMLFPPVVHVVPSSRLESGSTSSFSCYHGHRSVCSGYLADCPGSDSSSSSSGQCHCSSSDSVVDCTEVSNQGVYGSCSTFRSSLSSDYDPYVYRSKSPCRVAEVGGANRGAIVLLEGPHQDELPAHGHSLVGADCRPVPASSSGDQLSNCSMDMNYSSNSSLEHRDPNGTTSEGGHEATPGAALDVKRNWKNPEIAGPLMEQACACCFELQHSALEPSNGTADCSALFLSSPLWGTCGPGIEPQSGNTSGLYSINSDHLHRTDGVKYEGLPCCFYEEKQVACSSNSGSGGGGCYTEDYAVNVQYTLPDDTLPSCCKGVCDLGQRIPIIPEDRDCELILPTECQGTHTGGCSSWDGTPELDTYLRCQGTGEVQDEREVCYEATSFLRQNYSQEEEARMLFPSPTLNSQKVMTTTKATGAGSHPLERSQIGD, translated from the exons ATGCATCCACTTGGACTGTGTAATAGCAATGATGAGGAAGACCTATATGAATATGGCTGGGTAGGAGTGGTGAAGCTGGAACAGCCGGAGTTGGAGCCTAAGCCATGCCTCACTGTCTTAGGAAAG GCAAAACGAGCAGTACAGCGAGGAGCCACAGCGGTCATCTTTGATGTTTCTGAAAACCCAGATGCCATTGATCAG CTGAACCAGGGCTCAGAGGACCCTTTGAAGAGACCAGTGGTGTATGTGAAGGGTGCTGATGCTGTCAAGCTAATGAACATTGTTAACAAGCAGAAAGTGGCACGAGCAAGGATTCAGCATCGCCCCCCACGG caacCCACCGAGTACTTTGATATGGGAATTTTCCTGGCCTTCTTTGTGGTTGTGTCTCTTGTTTGCCTCATTCTTCTTGTCAAGATCAAACTGAAACAGCGACGTAGTCAG aATTCCATGAACAGGCTTGCAGTGCAAGCACTGGAAAAAATGGAGACCAGGAAGTTTAAGTCCAAAAGTAAGGGACACCGGGAAGGTAGCTGTGGAGCACTGGACACACTCAGTAGCAGCTCCACGTCAGACTGTGCCATCTGCTTGGAGAAGTACATTGATGGGGAG GAACTGCGTGTCATTCCCTGCACTCACCGATTTCACAAGAAATGTGTGGATCCTTGGCTACTGCAGCATCATACCTGCCCTCACTGCCGCCATAACATCATAG AACAGAAGAAGGGAAATACAGGTCCAGTCTGTCTGGAATCCATCAACCCAACACGCAGCCGGCAGCAGAGGGTGATTCTGCCTGTCCATTACCCAGGCCGAGTGCACAGAGCAAGCCAAATAACAGCATATCCCACTCGGACAAGCATGGACCCTCACGGAAACCCTATCACAGTACTTACAGTTGAGCGACATGGTGAACAGAGCCTCTACCAAGCCCAATCCCCAGCCTATATCCGAAGTTATCAGCCAATTCATTTGGACCATGCTTTAAACACGCATCACTGTAGCCTGGAACATAGGGCTTACTCTCCAGCTCACAACTTCCGAAGACCTAAGTTTGGTGGACGCAACTTTTCCAAAGCAGCATGCTTTTCCCAATATGAGACCATGTATCAGCACTACTACTTCCAAGGCCTTAGTTACCCTGAGCAAGATGGACAGCCTCCAGCTGGCATTTCCTCAAAGGGTCCTTCCCGTGCCTTTCAGCCTGGTAGCAGCATGCTTTTCCCGCCTGTGGTACATGTAGTGCCCTCATCCCGCCTGGAGAGTGGCAGTACCTCCAGCTTTAGCTGCTATCATGGTCATCGTTCAGTGTGCAGCGGATATTTGGCTGACTGTCCtgggagtgacagcagcagcagcagttctggtcAGTGCCACTGCTCCTCTAGTGATTCCGTGGTTGACTGCACTGAGGTCAGCAACCAAGGGGTTTATGGGAGCTGCTCCACTTTCCGCAGCTCTTTGAGCAGTGACTATGACCCGTACGTTTACCGCAGTAAGAGCCCTTGCCGAGTGGCTGAGGTTGGTGGTGCGAACAGGGGTGCAATTGTTCTCTTGGAGGGCCCCCACCAGGATGAGCTTCCAGCTCATGGTCACAGTCTGGTGGGTGCTGACTGCCGGCCTGTGCCAGCTTCTTCCTCAGGGGACCAACTGTCTAATTGCAGCATGGATATGAACTATAGCAGTAATTCCTCACTAGAGCACAGGGATCCAAATGGCACTACCTCAGAGGGAGGACATGAGGCCACTCCTGGTGCTGCCTTGGATGTTAAAAGGAACTGGAAGAATCCAGAGATAGCAGGGCCGCTTATGGAGCAAGCATGCGCATGCTGCTTTGAACTCCAGCACTCTGCCCTGGAGCCTAGCAATGGGACAGCTGACTGTAGCGCGCTCTTCCTTAGCTCTCCGCTGTGGGGGACATGTGGCCCAGGAATAGAACCACAGTCAGGGAACACCTCGGGCTTATACAGTATTAACTCAGACCACTTGCATAGGACAGATGGGGTAAAATATGAGGGCTTGCCCTGCTGCTTCTATGAAGAGAAGCAGGTAGCCTGTAGTAGCAACAGTGGCAGTGGAGGTGGTGGCTGCTATACAGAAGACTATGCAGTGAATGTGCAGTACACGCTTCCTGATGACACCTTGCCAAGCTGCTGTAAGGGTGTATGTGATCTGGGTCAACGCATCCCTATAATTCCTGAAGACAGAGACTGTGAGCTGATCCTACCTACAGAGTGCCAAGGGACCCACACAGGAGGCTGTAGTTCTTGGGATGGAACACCTGAGCTAGATACTTACCTGCGCTGCCAAGGTACAGGAGAGGTACAGGATGAGAGGGAGGTGTGCTATGAGGCAACATCATTCCTGCGGCAGAACTACTCTCAGGAGGAGGAAGCCAGAATGCTCTTTCCCAGTCCCACCCTGAACTCCCAGAAGGTGATGACGACCACAAAGGCCACAG GTGCTGGATCTCATCCCTTGGAGAGAAGCCAAATCGGTGACTAG
- the ZNRF3 gene encoding E3 ubiquitin-protein ligase ZNRF3 isoform X1, producing the protein MRGCGAGAVLAVPPPLLLGLLLAAAPGAALGKETAFVEVVLFESSPSGDYTTYTTGLQGRFSRAGATLSAEGEIVQMHPLGLCNSNDEEDLYEYGWVGVVKLEQPELEPKPCLTVLGKAKRAVQRGATAVIFDVSENPDAIDQLNQGSEDPLKRPVVYVKGADAVKLMNIVNKQKVARARIQHRPPRQPTEYFDMGIFLAFFVVVSLVCLILLVKIKLKQRRSQNSMNRLAVQALEKMETRKFKSKSKGHREGSCGALDTLSSSSTSDCAICLEKYIDGEELRVIPCTHRFHKKCVDPWLLQHHTCPHCRHNIIEQKKGNTGPVCLESINPTRSRQQRVILPVHYPGRVHRASQITAYPTRTSMDPHGNPITVLTVERHGEQSLYQAQSPAYIRSYQPIHLDHALNTHHCSLEHRAYSPAHNFRRPKFGGRNFSKAACFSQYETMYQHYYFQGLSYPEQDGQPPAGISSKGPSRAFQPGSSMLFPPVVHVVPSSRLESGSTSSFSCYHGHRSVCSGYLADCPGSDSSSSSSGQCHCSSSDSVVDCTEVSNQGVYGSCSTFRSSLSSDYDPYVYRSKSPCRVAEVGGANRGAIVLLEGPHQDELPAHGHSLVGADCRPVPASSSGDQLSNCSMDMNYSSNSSLEHRDPNGTTSEGGHEATPGAALDVKRNWKNPEIAGPLMEQACACCFELQHSALEPSNGTADCSALFLSSPLWGTCGPGIEPQSGNTSGLYSINSDHLHRTDGVKYEGLPCCFYEEKQVACSSNSGSGGGGCYTEDYAVNVQYTLPDDTLPSCCKGVCDLGQRIPIIPEDRDCELILPTECQGTHTGGCSSWDGTPELDTYLRCQGTGEVQDEREVCYEATSFLRQNYSQEEEARMLFPSPTLNSQKVMTTTKATGAGSHPLERSQIGD; encoded by the exons ATGCATCCACTTGGACTGTGTAATAGCAATGATGAGGAAGACCTATATGAATATGGCTGGGTAGGAGTGGTGAAGCTGGAACAGCCGGAGTTGGAGCCTAAGCCATGCCTCACTGTCTTAGGAAAG GCAAAACGAGCAGTACAGCGAGGAGCCACAGCGGTCATCTTTGATGTTTCTGAAAACCCAGATGCCATTGATCAG CTGAACCAGGGCTCAGAGGACCCTTTGAAGAGACCAGTGGTGTATGTGAAGGGTGCTGATGCTGTCAAGCTAATGAACATTGTTAACAAGCAGAAAGTGGCACGAGCAAGGATTCAGCATCGCCCCCCACGG caacCCACCGAGTACTTTGATATGGGAATTTTCCTGGCCTTCTTTGTGGTTGTGTCTCTTGTTTGCCTCATTCTTCTTGTCAAGATCAAACTGAAACAGCGACGTAGTCAG aATTCCATGAACAGGCTTGCAGTGCAAGCACTGGAAAAAATGGAGACCAGGAAGTTTAAGTCCAAAAGTAAGGGACACCGGGAAGGTAGCTGTGGAGCACTGGACACACTCAGTAGCAGCTCCACGTCAGACTGTGCCATCTGCTTGGAGAAGTACATTGATGGGGAG GAACTGCGTGTCATTCCCTGCACTCACCGATTTCACAAGAAATGTGTGGATCCTTGGCTACTGCAGCATCATACCTGCCCTCACTGCCGCCATAACATCATAG AACAGAAGAAGGGAAATACAGGTCCAGTCTGTCTGGAATCCATCAACCCAACACGCAGCCGGCAGCAGAGGGTGATTCTGCCTGTCCATTACCCAGGCCGAGTGCACAGAGCAAGCCAAATAACAGCATATCCCACTCGGACAAGCATGGACCCTCACGGAAACCCTATCACAGTACTTACAGTTGAGCGACATGGTGAACAGAGCCTCTACCAAGCCCAATCCCCAGCCTATATCCGAAGTTATCAGCCAATTCATTTGGACCATGCTTTAAACACGCATCACTGTAGCCTGGAACATAGGGCTTACTCTCCAGCTCACAACTTCCGAAGACCTAAGTTTGGTGGACGCAACTTTTCCAAAGCAGCATGCTTTTCCCAATATGAGACCATGTATCAGCACTACTACTTCCAAGGCCTTAGTTACCCTGAGCAAGATGGACAGCCTCCAGCTGGCATTTCCTCAAAGGGTCCTTCCCGTGCCTTTCAGCCTGGTAGCAGCATGCTTTTCCCGCCTGTGGTACATGTAGTGCCCTCATCCCGCCTGGAGAGTGGCAGTACCTCCAGCTTTAGCTGCTATCATGGTCATCGTTCAGTGTGCAGCGGATATTTGGCTGACTGTCCtgggagtgacagcagcagcagcagttctggtcAGTGCCACTGCTCCTCTAGTGATTCCGTGGTTGACTGCACTGAGGTCAGCAACCAAGGGGTTTATGGGAGCTGCTCCACTTTCCGCAGCTCTTTGAGCAGTGACTATGACCCGTACGTTTACCGCAGTAAGAGCCCTTGCCGAGTGGCTGAGGTTGGTGGTGCGAACAGGGGTGCAATTGTTCTCTTGGAGGGCCCCCACCAGGATGAGCTTCCAGCTCATGGTCACAGTCTGGTGGGTGCTGACTGCCGGCCTGTGCCAGCTTCTTCCTCAGGGGACCAACTGTCTAATTGCAGCATGGATATGAACTATAGCAGTAATTCCTCACTAGAGCACAGGGATCCAAATGGCACTACCTCAGAGGGAGGACATGAGGCCACTCCTGGTGCTGCCTTGGATGTTAAAAGGAACTGGAAGAATCCAGAGATAGCAGGGCCGCTTATGGAGCAAGCATGCGCATGCTGCTTTGAACTCCAGCACTCTGCCCTGGAGCCTAGCAATGGGACAGCTGACTGTAGCGCGCTCTTCCTTAGCTCTCCGCTGTGGGGGACATGTGGCCCAGGAATAGAACCACAGTCAGGGAACACCTCGGGCTTATACAGTATTAACTCAGACCACTTGCATAGGACAGATGGGGTAAAATATGAGGGCTTGCCCTGCTGCTTCTATGAAGAGAAGCAGGTAGCCTGTAGTAGCAACAGTGGCAGTGGAGGTGGTGGCTGCTATACAGAAGACTATGCAGTGAATGTGCAGTACACGCTTCCTGATGACACCTTGCCAAGCTGCTGTAAGGGTGTATGTGATCTGGGTCAACGCATCCCTATAATTCCTGAAGACAGAGACTGTGAGCTGATCCTACCTACAGAGTGCCAAGGGACCCACACAGGAGGCTGTAGTTCTTGGGATGGAACACCTGAGCTAGATACTTACCTGCGCTGCCAAGGTACAGGAGAGGTACAGGATGAGAGGGAGGTGTGCTATGAGGCAACATCATTCCTGCGGCAGAACTACTCTCAGGAGGAGGAAGCCAGAATGCTCTTTCCCAGTCCCACCCTGAACTCCCAGAAGGTGATGACGACCACAAAGGCCACAG GTGCTGGATCTCATCCCTTGGAGAGAAGCCAAATCGGTGACTAG
- the ZNRF3 gene encoding E3 ubiquitin-protein ligase ZNRF3 isoform X6 → MRGCGAGAVLAVPPPLLLGLLLAAAPGAALGKETAFVEVVLFESSPSGDYTTYTTGLQGRFSRAGATLSAEGEIVQMHPLGLCNSNDEEDLYEYGWVGVVKLEQPELEPKPCLTVLGKAKRAVQRGATAVIFDVSENPDAIDQELRVIPCTHRFHKKCVDPWLLQHHTCPHCRHNIIEQKKGNTGPVCLESINPTRSRQQRVILPVHYPGRVHRASQITAYPTRTSMDPHGNPITVLTVERHGEQSLYQAQSPAYIRSYQPIHLDHALNTHHCSLEHRAYSPAHNFRRPKFGGRNFSKAACFSQYETMYQHYYFQGLSYPEQDGQPPAGISSKGPSRAFQPGSSMLFPPVVHVVPSSRLESGSTSSFSCYHGHRSVCSGYLADCPGSDSSSSSSGQCHCSSSDSVVDCTEVSNQGVYGSCSTFRSSLSSDYDPYVYRSKSPCRVAEVGGANRGAIVLLEGPHQDELPAHGHSLVGADCRPVPASSSGDQLSNCSMDMNYSSNSSLEHRDPNGTTSEGGHEATPGAALDVKRNWKNPEIAGPLMEQACACCFELQHSALEPSNGTADCSALFLSSPLWGTCGPGIEPQSGNTSGLYSINSDHLHRTDGVKYEGLPCCFYEEKQVACSSNSGSGGGGCYTEDYAVNVQYTLPDDTLPSCCKGVCDLGQRIPIIPEDRDCELILPTECQGTHTGGCSSWDGTPELDTYLRCQGTGEVQDEREVCYEATSFLRQNYSQEEEARMLFPSPTLNSQKVMTTTKATGAGSHPLERSQIGD, encoded by the exons ATGCATCCACTTGGACTGTGTAATAGCAATGATGAGGAAGACCTATATGAATATGGCTGGGTAGGAGTGGTGAAGCTGGAACAGCCGGAGTTGGAGCCTAAGCCATGCCTCACTGTCTTAGGAAAG GCAAAACGAGCAGTACAGCGAGGAGCCACAGCGGTCATCTTTGATGTTTCTGAAAACCCAGATGCCATTGATCAG GAACTGCGTGTCATTCCCTGCACTCACCGATTTCACAAGAAATGTGTGGATCCTTGGCTACTGCAGCATCATACCTGCCCTCACTGCCGCCATAACATCATAG AACAGAAGAAGGGAAATACAGGTCCAGTCTGTCTGGAATCCATCAACCCAACACGCAGCCGGCAGCAGAGGGTGATTCTGCCTGTCCATTACCCAGGCCGAGTGCACAGAGCAAGCCAAATAACAGCATATCCCACTCGGACAAGCATGGACCCTCACGGAAACCCTATCACAGTACTTACAGTTGAGCGACATGGTGAACAGAGCCTCTACCAAGCCCAATCCCCAGCCTATATCCGAAGTTATCAGCCAATTCATTTGGACCATGCTTTAAACACGCATCACTGTAGCCTGGAACATAGGGCTTACTCTCCAGCTCACAACTTCCGAAGACCTAAGTTTGGTGGACGCAACTTTTCCAAAGCAGCATGCTTTTCCCAATATGAGACCATGTATCAGCACTACTACTTCCAAGGCCTTAGTTACCCTGAGCAAGATGGACAGCCTCCAGCTGGCATTTCCTCAAAGGGTCCTTCCCGTGCCTTTCAGCCTGGTAGCAGCATGCTTTTCCCGCCTGTGGTACATGTAGTGCCCTCATCCCGCCTGGAGAGTGGCAGTACCTCCAGCTTTAGCTGCTATCATGGTCATCGTTCAGTGTGCAGCGGATATTTGGCTGACTGTCCtgggagtgacagcagcagcagcagttctggtcAGTGCCACTGCTCCTCTAGTGATTCCGTGGTTGACTGCACTGAGGTCAGCAACCAAGGGGTTTATGGGAGCTGCTCCACTTTCCGCAGCTCTTTGAGCAGTGACTATGACCCGTACGTTTACCGCAGTAAGAGCCCTTGCCGAGTGGCTGAGGTTGGTGGTGCGAACAGGGGTGCAATTGTTCTCTTGGAGGGCCCCCACCAGGATGAGCTTCCAGCTCATGGTCACAGTCTGGTGGGTGCTGACTGCCGGCCTGTGCCAGCTTCTTCCTCAGGGGACCAACTGTCTAATTGCAGCATGGATATGAACTATAGCAGTAATTCCTCACTAGAGCACAGGGATCCAAATGGCACTACCTCAGAGGGAGGACATGAGGCCACTCCTGGTGCTGCCTTGGATGTTAAAAGGAACTGGAAGAATCCAGAGATAGCAGGGCCGCTTATGGAGCAAGCATGCGCATGCTGCTTTGAACTCCAGCACTCTGCCCTGGAGCCTAGCAATGGGACAGCTGACTGTAGCGCGCTCTTCCTTAGCTCTCCGCTGTGGGGGACATGTGGCCCAGGAATAGAACCACAGTCAGGGAACACCTCGGGCTTATACAGTATTAACTCAGACCACTTGCATAGGACAGATGGGGTAAAATATGAGGGCTTGCCCTGCTGCTTCTATGAAGAGAAGCAGGTAGCCTGTAGTAGCAACAGTGGCAGTGGAGGTGGTGGCTGCTATACAGAAGACTATGCAGTGAATGTGCAGTACACGCTTCCTGATGACACCTTGCCAAGCTGCTGTAAGGGTGTATGTGATCTGGGTCAACGCATCCCTATAATTCCTGAAGACAGAGACTGTGAGCTGATCCTACCTACAGAGTGCCAAGGGACCCACACAGGAGGCTGTAGTTCTTGGGATGGAACACCTGAGCTAGATACTTACCTGCGCTGCCAAGGTACAGGAGAGGTACAGGATGAGAGGGAGGTGTGCTATGAGGCAACATCATTCCTGCGGCAGAACTACTCTCAGGAGGAGGAAGCCAGAATGCTCTTTCCCAGTCCCACCCTGAACTCCCAGAAGGTGATGACGACCACAAAGGCCACAG GTGCTGGATCTCATCCCTTGGAGAGAAGCCAAATCGGTGACTAG